A section of the Paenibacillus yonginensis genome encodes:
- a CDS encoding type III restriction-modification system endonuclease: MELILQRGLPHQQKAVDAISTALDGVQITSPVQFYENPHISLSDSRLSANIREIQKSIPAEYRSSMPIGDCLNIDIKMETGTGKTYVYTHTIYELHKRYGFNKFIIAVPSLAIKAGTAQFLRDEYIKRHFSDVCGYGTEIEIGVLEAPKKKKKGRSYFPSVVSDFVKGSCQNTKKIYILLVNMQLLTGAKLLTRDDYDYGVEGFYRPLDAIQATRPIVIIDEPHRFSRGQKAFKVIADEIKPQCIIRFGATFPETTSGRGKNKITVKDYQNLLYDLNACESFNQNLIKGVTKEHFEPVSKREEKVKITSITSKDSVTFHYKKRDEATKTFTLKTGDSLSIINEAFEGITVHAITASTVEFSNGIQKSTGEELDVDIYMTSYQEQMMRLALERHFETEKANFCGRNFKIKTLALFFIDDISSYRPNVEGKEPYLLQAFERLLKERIETVLSTLGEHDAEYRAYLEASLANISDCHAGYFSQDNSDSDEDIAKEVEVILHGKKQLLSFKNPDGGYNTLRFLFSKWTLKEGWDNPNVFTIAKLRSSGSENSKLQEVGRGLRLPVDENGNRISNEEFQLNYIVDFTEADFAKRLIDQINGEIPQAASISEVRLEAVAKKLGLSSDELFDALYDKHYIDRRMNIKPDTREAFFAEYPDFATGLSSGKVKDRNVNKPKPVKIRKAVYSEIRELWETINQRYLLFYDADLDSDMIDVVVSLLEKPGVFTDVVMTSSRDVVKSDGSQMTIVSDTGTQYIVSKPIPYNEFLKRIMRSTNIPIKVLHEALCEYVKRNGTINPEHINENSVSMFIQQFHDWRGNNLQGRFHYAKSNTPVGATALTYSDGSPREDIAQGRIGTKMAPGTPSGKYLYDAFAYDSPLEQKNIMSDIEEVIVYGKIPRSSIAIPTVTGGMYSPDFMYVVRRASGEKELNIVVETKDVENKSDLRGTEKAKIECARVFFDMLSKDGYTVYFRDQLNNKQMAQIIKDVLVE, encoded by the coding sequence ATGGAACTTATCCTACAACGAGGATTACCACACCAACAAAAAGCTGTAGATGCAATAAGCACTGCCTTAGATGGTGTACAAATTACCTCACCAGTACAATTTTATGAAAACCCACATATTTCTCTTTCTGACTCTCGGCTTTCTGCAAATATTAGAGAAATTCAAAAAAGCATACCTGCAGAATATCGAAGCAGTATGCCAATTGGGGATTGCCTAAATATCGATATAAAAATGGAGACAGGAACAGGAAAGACTTATGTTTATACACATACCATATACGAGCTGCATAAACGATATGGATTTAATAAGTTTATTATCGCTGTGCCTTCTCTTGCGATTAAAGCGGGAACAGCACAATTTTTGCGTGATGAATATATAAAACGGCATTTTTCAGATGTTTGTGGTTATGGGACAGAGATTGAGATTGGAGTACTGGAAGCACCGAAAAAGAAGAAAAAAGGACGTTCATATTTTCCAAGTGTTGTAAGTGATTTTGTAAAAGGTTCCTGCCAGAACACTAAGAAGATTTATATCTTGCTAGTTAATATGCAACTACTCACAGGTGCAAAATTGCTAACGCGTGATGATTATGATTATGGAGTAGAAGGTTTTTATAGACCGCTTGACGCTATTCAGGCCACTCGCCCAATTGTTATTATTGATGAGCCGCACAGATTTTCTCGTGGCCAAAAGGCATTCAAGGTTATCGCTGATGAAATAAAACCACAATGTATCATACGTTTTGGTGCTACCTTTCCTGAAACCACAAGCGGACGTGGAAAGAACAAAATAACTGTAAAAGATTACCAAAATCTACTTTACGATTTGAATGCATGTGAATCTTTTAATCAAAACTTGATAAAGGGAGTAACCAAGGAACATTTTGAGCCAGTATCTAAGCGTGAAGAAAAAGTGAAAATTACTTCCATTACAAGCAAGGATTCTGTTACCTTTCATTATAAAAAGCGTGATGAAGCAACTAAAACCTTTACCCTTAAAACGGGTGATTCACTATCTATCATTAATGAAGCTTTTGAGGGAATTACTGTTCATGCTATCACCGCATCAACAGTGGAGTTTTCTAACGGTATTCAGAAGTCAACTGGTGAGGAATTGGATGTAGACATTTATATGACCTCTTATCAAGAGCAAATGATGCGTCTTGCACTTGAACGTCATTTTGAAACTGAGAAAGCAAACTTCTGCGGTCGCAATTTCAAAATCAAAACATTGGCATTATTTTTTATTGACGATATATCATCTTACCGTCCAAATGTGGAAGGTAAAGAGCCTTATCTTCTTCAAGCTTTCGAGAGATTGCTTAAAGAGAGGATAGAAACTGTACTATCCACTCTTGGTGAGCATGATGCAGAATATCGAGCCTACCTTGAGGCAAGTCTTGCAAATATTTCTGATTGTCATGCAGGTTATTTTTCACAAGACAATAGTGATTCAGATGAAGATATAGCAAAAGAAGTAGAAGTTATTCTTCATGGTAAAAAACAGCTGCTCTCATTTAAGAATCCAGATGGTGGCTATAACACTTTACGTTTTCTGTTTTCTAAATGGACACTTAAAGAAGGTTGGGATAACCCTAATGTATTTACCATAGCCAAACTACGCTCCAGTGGAAGTGAAAATAGTAAATTGCAGGAAGTTGGTCGTGGCCTGCGTTTGCCAGTAGATGAGAACGGGAACAGAATCTCCAATGAAGAATTTCAACTTAACTATATTGTTGACTTTACAGAAGCCGACTTTGCCAAACGTTTAATTGATCAAATAAATGGTGAAATACCTCAAGCTGCTTCGATTAGCGAAGTACGACTGGAGGCAGTGGCTAAGAAACTCGGCTTAAGCTCTGATGAACTTTTTGATGCTTTATATGATAAGCATTATATCGACAGACGAATGAATATAAAACCGGATACGAGAGAGGCTTTCTTTGCAGAATACCCAGACTTTGCGACAGGACTGTCCTCTGGAAAGGTTAAAGACCGAAATGTTAACAAGCCAAAGCCTGTAAAAATCCGTAAGGCTGTGTACAGCGAGATACGAGAATTATGGGAGACAATCAATCAGCGGTACTTGCTATTTTACGATGCGGATTTGGATTCCGATATGATTGATGTGGTGGTTTCATTGTTGGAAAAACCCGGGGTATTTACAGATGTTGTTATGACTAGCTCAAGGGATGTTGTAAAGAGCGATGGTTCGCAGATGACGATTGTTTCTGATACAGGTACCCAATACATTGTATCGAAACCTATTCCCTACAATGAATTCCTTAAGAGAATAATGCGTTCTACAAATATTCCAATCAAAGTATTGCATGAAGCACTGTGTGAGTATGTAAAAAGGAATGGAACTATCAATCCTGAACACATTAATGAAAATTCTGTCAGTATGTTTATCCAGCAGTTTCATGACTGGAGAGGCAATAATTTGCAAGGCCGATTCCATTATGCAAAAAGTAATACCCCTGTTGGTGCAACAGCACTCACCTATTCAGACGGTTCTCCACGTGAAGATATCGCACAGGGACGTATTGGCACAAAGATGGCTCCGGGAACACCAAGTGGTAAGTATTTATACGACGCCTTCGCTTACGACTCGCCATTGGAACAAAAGAATATTATGTCAGACATCGAAGAAGTCATTGTATACGGAAAAATCCCACGCAGCAGTATTGCTATACCAACTGTTACTGGTGGAATGTATAGTCCGGACTTTATGTATGTTGTAAGGCGGGCTTCTGGCGAGAAAGAACTTAATATTGTGGTCGAAACAAAGGATGTAGAAAACAAATCTGATTTACGTGGTACAGAAAAGGCCAAAATTGAATGCGCTCGAGTTTTCTTCGATATGCTATCAAAAGATGGATACACCGTCTACTTCCGCGATCAGCTAAATAATAAGCAGATGGCTCAGATTATAAAAGATGTATTGGTAGAGTAA
- a CDS encoding ATP-dependent nuclease, translated as MNLEAIVIKHYRSIENVTLSLPQNKPLVLFGPNNAGKSNILSAINRVLGERYPTYIEMLESDYFRRNQKDYPTAQITAKFTEPLYYDYRGNGYDVISVSYGHNGQANNNLFHDGYGNKIYPSNEQRSACQSYLIDAERNIQSAFNYGSSYSLLSKFSKKIHEALSSEHKEELSQAFNQITTSFEQTDEFSGFFNRFSEALKGAVKGFVHSLAVDFSAYDPNNYAKSLRIYAKEEDSIRGFEEFGTGEQQVLLMAFVKAYMEVFTGENFVLIIEEPEAHLHPLAQRWLKEYVVDMCSSGIQVIISTHSSEFIDAEYLDGLVRVHKEGGVTKAIQLSAQQLCDFCVGSGVPENSVSPGNIVDFYSTKLFSDQLKGMFAETIILVEGATEYFTLPIYLKRIGYSLAEHGTEIVNCRGKDAIPLYWRLFKAYGYNCYAIFDCDKNDSKTRSVFNGIFSEEAWDTETGNCIVRNDYAYFGKDFESYLRTSIVDYTSMEQTVSEKYHISSKPGKAKAIAQHIEEIPQFIKDIADKLLIIELLGQN; from the coding sequence TTGAATTTGGAAGCAATCGTCATTAAGCATTATCGTTCTATTGAAAATGTTACTCTTTCTCTTCCACAAAATAAGCCGCTTGTTCTATTTGGGCCAAATAATGCAGGAAAGTCTAATATATTATCAGCTATAAATAGAGTACTCGGTGAACGGTATCCAACTTATATTGAAATGCTAGAGAGTGATTATTTTAGAAGAAATCAAAAAGATTATCCAACTGCACAGATTACAGCTAAGTTTACAGAGCCTCTTTATTATGATTACAGAGGAAACGGATATGATGTTATATCTGTAAGTTATGGACACAATGGGCAAGCTAACAACAACCTCTTCCATGATGGGTATGGTAATAAAATATATCCCTCAAATGAGCAGCGTTCCGCTTGTCAATCCTACTTAATTGATGCAGAAAGAAATATTCAGAGTGCCTTTAATTACGGTAGTAGCTACTCTTTATTAAGCAAGTTCTCAAAAAAAATACATGAAGCCTTGAGTTCTGAACACAAGGAGGAATTGTCGCAAGCTTTTAATCAAATAACTACATCTTTTGAGCAAACAGATGAGTTTTCTGGTTTTTTTAATCGCTTCTCAGAAGCATTAAAAGGCGCAGTTAAAGGATTTGTTCATTCATTAGCTGTTGATTTTTCTGCTTATGATCCAAATAATTACGCAAAGTCACTTCGAATCTACGCAAAAGAGGAAGATAGTATTCGTGGATTTGAAGAATTCGGCACAGGGGAACAACAAGTTTTATTAATGGCTTTTGTAAAAGCATATATGGAAGTATTTACAGGCGAGAATTTTGTATTGATTATTGAAGAACCAGAGGCCCACCTTCATCCTTTAGCTCAAAGATGGTTAAAAGAATATGTTGTGGATATGTGTTCCAGTGGCATTCAAGTAATCATTTCAACACATTCATCAGAATTTATTGATGCGGAATATTTGGACGGACTTGTTCGAGTACATAAAGAAGGCGGAGTTACTAAAGCAATACAATTATCTGCACAACAGCTTTGCGATTTTTGTGTAGGGTCAGGCGTTCCAGAGAATAGTGTTTCACCAGGAAATATAGTTGATTTTTACTCAACCAAACTATTTTCTGACCAGTTAAAAGGAATGTTTGCAGAAACAATCATATTAGTAGAGGGCGCAACTGAATATTTTACTCTGCCTATCTATTTAAAACGTATTGGATATTCTCTGGCTGAACATGGAACTGAGATTGTTAATTGTCGTGGTAAAGATGCAATCCCTTTGTACTGGAGGCTGTTTAAAGCATACGGTTATAATTGTTATGCAATATTTGACTGTGATAAAAATGATTCAAAGACCAGAAGTGTGTTTAACGGCATCTTCAGTGAAGAAGCTTGGGACACAGAAACTGGGAACTGCATTGTTCGAAACGATTATGCATACTTTGGCAAAGATTTTGAATCCTATTTACGTACGTCAATAGTTGATTATACTTCTATGGAACAAACCGTTTCTGAAAAATATCATATTTCATCAAAGCCAGGGAAGGCTAAAGCTATTGCACAGCATATAGAGGAAATTCCCCAATTTATTAAGGATATTGCAGATAAACTCTTGATAATTGAACTGTTGGGACAAAATTAG
- a CDS encoding alpha/beta hydrolase, with product MNVFSKGTKMVFVLLILLVAITGCTTKMPVSSNENQSLSNQSQNTNLVESAVPETPVAEVKNVPPNKPVEYDPAWPDQSVKSSNGHLVNSCVPDELRDKATTLTTSDGVHLSALVLGSGDKGVLLAHEQGYNICSFLDIGTELADSGYLVVIPEYRNHGASQNFPEDNQNIDRDADAALSELNRLGAKKVFLAGASCGGSTAIIAGVRQALPIEGLIILSSPAQCGPLDAIPGVEKIKAPSVFVFSPSDYGGSIEKEVRKLYQASGATDKELIVDESGYHGTDMYHRGEHGDALKFKLIDFVKKVFN from the coding sequence ATGAACGTATTTTCTAAAGGAACAAAAATGGTATTTGTATTGCTCATTTTATTAGTAGCGATTACAGGATGCACCACCAAAATGCCTGTATCTTCAAATGAAAATCAATCTTTATCTAATCAATCTCAAAATACGAACCTTGTAGAAAGTGCTGTACCTGAAACACCAGTTGCCGAAGTGAAGAACGTCCCCCCAAACAAACCGGTTGAATATGATCCTGCCTGGCCGGATCAGTCGGTGAAGTCTTCTAACGGGCATCTTGTGAATAGTTGTGTTCCGGATGAGCTGCGCGATAAAGCAACTACATTAACAACCAGTGATGGGGTGCATCTGTCTGCACTTGTGCTTGGCAGCGGAGATAAAGGAGTCCTGCTTGCACACGAGCAAGGTTATAATATTTGCTCTTTTCTTGACATAGGAACGGAACTGGCTGACAGTGGGTATCTGGTAGTTATTCCTGAGTATCGTAATCATGGTGCTTCACAGAATTTTCCGGAGGATAATCAGAATATAGATCGTGATGCGGATGCTGCCTTAAGTGAACTTAATCGATTGGGTGCAAAAAAAGTGTTTTTGGCGGGAGCGTCATGTGGCGGTAGTACAGCAATCATTGCAGGCGTTCGTCAGGCGCTTCCTATTGAGGGGCTGATTATTCTTTCGTCTCCTGCACAATGTGGGCCCCTTGATGCCATTCCGGGCGTTGAGAAGATTAAAGCACCATCCGTGTTTGTTTTTTCACCTAGCGATTATGGAGGTTCCATTGAAAAAGAAGTGCGCAAATTATATCAAGCATCCGGAGCGACGGATAAAGAGCTGATTGTGGATGAGAGTGGTTATCACGGAACAGATATGTACCATAGGGGAGAGCACGGTGATGCCTTAAAGTTCAAGCTTATTGATTTTGTTAAAAAGGTATTTAATTAA
- a CDS encoding ABC transporter ATP-binding protein — MEDENSGKVAELDSRIKTIEFLHVGYRYRTDLPLVFNDLTFSFMRGDKVLLLGDNGTGKTTLIKLLLGLYQPAYGTLSFNGIHASSIQSDSLRQRMGVVSQSTFLFRGTVLDNILYGQNGKSRSAVEDLIDELGLKEYIGRMPKGLDTEINQNTSGVSGGQAQIIAFIRAMLAEKDVLILDEPTANVDEETRRTIIHVLREQRYKGILIVISHQMDGMDFFNKTIHLTKTL; from the coding sequence ATGGAGGACGAAAACAGCGGTAAGGTTGCCGAGTTGGATTCAAGGATCAAAACGATAGAATTCCTCCATGTAGGATATCGATATCGCACGGATCTGCCTCTGGTTTTTAATGATTTGACTTTCTCATTCATGAGAGGGGATAAGGTGCTTCTTCTTGGAGATAACGGTACGGGAAAAACGACGCTTATTAAACTTTTATTAGGGTTGTACCAGCCGGCTTACGGAACCCTTTCCTTTAACGGAATCCATGCCTCATCGATTCAAAGCGACTCCTTAAGGCAAAGAATGGGTGTGGTATCCCAGAGTACCTTTCTCTTCCGTGGGACTGTGTTGGACAATATTTTATACGGGCAAAATGGTAAAAGCCGCAGCGCTGTTGAAGACCTGATTGACGAACTTGGATTGAAAGAGTATATCGGCAGGATGCCAAAAGGGCTGGATACCGAAATCAATCAAAACACTTCAGGTGTCTCGGGGGGGCAGGCTCAAATCATCGCTTTTATACGAGCCATGCTTGCCGAAAAGGATGTATTAATCTTAGATGAACCAACAGCTAACGTCGACGAAGAGACTCGCCGCACCATCATTCACGTCTTGCGGGAACAGCGTTATAAGGGGATATTAATTGTGATCTCGCATCAAATGGACGGAATGGACTTTTTTAATAAAACCATTCATTTGACGAAGACCTTATAA
- a CDS encoding helix-turn-helix domain-containing protein: protein MRAINIAEVLARKRKEKGLTQEDVSNFIGVSKASVSKWETGQSYPDITMLPILASFFNTTIDDLMDYRPQLAPEDIRKLCDQLSSAFDSLPLDEALNQCREITKKYGACFPLLKKVGMLILNRSTLLQDVSEMNVLIQEAKRLFVQLKEESDDIELIHQAVYLEASCWMALGDPNKALDLLGEMNPPLMPVEWIKSYAYQMLGNTDKSKAFLQMGMYRHVTTLFGLMISYLMS, encoded by the coding sequence ATGAGAGCAATCAATATAGCCGAAGTGCTTGCTCGAAAGCGAAAAGAAAAGGGCCTGACCCAGGAGGATGTCTCCAACTTTATAGGGGTATCGAAAGCCTCGGTCTCCAAATGGGAAACGGGCCAAAGTTACCCGGATATTACAATGCTGCCGATTCTTGCCTCATTCTTTAATACAACTATTGATGATTTAATGGATTATCGACCGCAATTAGCACCGGAGGATATTCGAAAACTTTGTGATCAGTTATCCAGTGCTTTCGATTCACTACCCTTGGATGAAGCTTTGAATCAATGCCGCGAAATAACGAAGAAATATGGCGCCTGCTTTCCGCTGCTCAAAAAAGTGGGAATGTTGATCTTAAACCGCAGTACACTGTTGCAAGATGTTTCTGAGATGAATGTGTTGATCCAAGAGGCAAAAAGGCTTTTTGTTCAATTGAAAGAAGAAAGTGACGACATAGAACTGATCCATCAAGCCGTGTATTTGGAAGCAAGCTGCTGGATGGCCCTTGGCGATCCTAATAAGGCACTGGACCTGCTCGGGGAAATGAACCCGCCACTCATGCCCGTCGAATGGATCAAATCTTACGCATACCAAATGCTGGGTAATACAGATAAATCGAAAGCTTTCCTGCAAATGGGCATGTACCGGCATGTCACTACATTGTTCGGACTTATGATCTCTTACTTGATGTCATAA
- a CDS encoding MFS transporter → MANTWKVYLLALVTFLVGTSEYVISGILDKISDTMGISVTSAGQLVTIFSFVYAIGTPILMALTAKVERHKLLVLALGIFVIGNILSFVLPGYASFLAARVIMALGAGMVVVTALDIASKIAAQGKQASAIATVVMGFTASLIIGVPLGRIVAAQLGWKSVFGILALAGLLAMIVLYAILPRVQGDKPVPLSKQLAFLKNGNVALGLAITFFWLGGYSIAYTYISPYLLEVAGLKEGILSGVLLAFGIASLLGSKFGGFSADKWGVFPTLFGGMLLHVIALLLLSLTVTYTHSWLPIVILLILWSFAAWTSGPTQQVNMVRIEPNYSGIMLSLNQSMMQLSMAAGAAIGGVMVDRVSLSSITWVGMVGVAIAILVVSFLKVRISAGSQGRKYLEMKSKKVSIK, encoded by the coding sequence TTGGCTAACACGTGGAAAGTCTATTTATTGGCTTTAGTTACTTTTTTGGTGGGTACATCCGAGTACGTTATATCCGGTATCTTGGATAAAATCTCGGATACAATGGGAATTTCCGTTACTTCTGCGGGGCAGTTAGTTACGATTTTTTCCTTTGTATACGCCATCGGCACCCCGATCCTTATGGCGTTGACTGCTAAAGTGGAAAGACATAAACTGCTGGTTTTGGCGCTAGGTATCTTTGTAATTGGGAATATACTATCATTTGTTTTGCCTGGCTATGCATCGTTTCTTGCAGCTCGCGTCATCATGGCTTTAGGCGCGGGAATGGTCGTGGTAACCGCTTTGGACATCGCCTCGAAAATTGCCGCCCAAGGCAAACAAGCCAGCGCGATTGCTACCGTGGTCATGGGCTTTACGGCTTCCTTGATTATCGGTGTTCCTCTTGGACGTATCGTTGCAGCACAACTCGGATGGAAATCTGTTTTTGGTATACTGGCACTGGCCGGTCTGTTGGCTATGATCGTTTTATACGCTATCCTCCCTCGAGTTCAAGGGGATAAACCGGTGCCGTTGTCCAAGCAGCTTGCCTTTTTGAAAAACGGGAACGTAGCGCTAGGGCTTGCAATTACCTTTTTCTGGCTCGGCGGATACTCGATCGCTTACACCTACATTTCACCGTATCTACTTGAAGTTGCCGGATTGAAAGAAGGGATATTGAGCGGAGTGCTGTTGGCTTTCGGCATTGCTAGCCTGCTCGGATCCAAATTCGGCGGTTTCAGCGCGGATAAATGGGGGGTATTCCCGACACTATTTGGGGGAATGCTTTTGCACGTCATAGCGCTGCTGCTTCTCTCTCTAACCGTTACCTATACGCATTCGTGGCTGCCGATTGTCATCCTCCTGATCCTGTGGTCGTTTGCGGCATGGACCTCCGGTCCAACACAACAGGTCAATATGGTTCGGATTGAACCGAATTATTCTGGAATCATGCTGAGCCTGAACCAGTCCATGATGCAGTTGTCCATGGCTGCGGGTGCGGCAATCGGAGGCGTCATGGTCGACCGGGTGTCTCTGTCATCAATTACATGGGTCGGGATGGTTGGTGTCGCGATTGCGATCTTAGTGGTGTCGTTCTTGAAGGTGCGAATAAGTGCCGGCAGTCAAGGTCGGAAATACCTTGAGATGAAGTCTAAAAAGGTATCCATTAAATGA
- a CDS encoding ArsR/SmtB family transcription factor — MDPIEVFKALANESRLQILQWLKEPEKHFVPHEGVDMRTIGVCVSQVTDKLKMTQSTASQYLSILQRAGLIRTERIGKYTYYKRDEEKISELAAFLNQKL; from the coding sequence ATGGATCCAATTGAAGTGTTCAAGGCGTTGGCCAACGAATCGAGACTGCAGATTTTACAGTGGCTCAAAGAGCCCGAAAAACATTTTGTGCCCCATGAAGGAGTGGATATGAGGACAATCGGGGTTTGCGTTAGTCAAGTTACGGATAAGTTGAAAATGACGCAGTCAACAGCTTCGCAGTATTTATCCATATTGCAGCGGGCCGGACTGATTCGAACCGAGCGGATTGGTAAATATACTTACTACAAACGTGACGAAGAAAAGATAAGCGAGTTGGCTGCTTTCTTGAATCAAAAACTCTAA
- a CDS encoding NifU family protein, whose amino-acid sequence MEDNGILFDEVSEVLFKLRPFLLRDGGDAELVEVENGVAKLRFLGACHGCPSATITLKAAIERAILEEIEDIKEVVQVY is encoded by the coding sequence ATGGAGGATAACGGGATTTTGTTCGACGAAGTATCGGAAGTGCTATTCAAGCTACGTCCTTTCTTATTGCGTGACGGGGGAGACGCAGAATTGGTCGAGGTTGAGAACGGTGTAGCCAAATTAAGATTTTTGGGAGCTTGCCACGGTTGCCCAAGTGCGACGATCACATTAAAGGCCGCTATTGAACGCGCCATTCTTGAAGAAATCGAAGATATTAAAGAGGTTGTACAAGTCTACTAA
- the sufB gene encoding Fe-S cluster assembly protein SufB has protein sequence MAKKAPDMGEYKYGFRDGHRSIFQSGKGLTEEIVREISRIKEEPEWMLDFRLKALKQFYKMPMPGWGADLTGLNLDDIQYYVRPSEKQGKTWEEVPSEIKATFDKLGIPEAEQKFLAGVSAQYESEVIYHSMRKELEEQGVIFLDTDTALKQYPEVFRQYFGTVIPPADNKFAALNSAVWSGGSFVYIPKGVQCEVPIQGYFRINSENMGQFERTLIIAEEGSFVHYVEGCTAPIYSSSSLHSGVIEIICRKDSRVRYTTIQNWAPNIYNLVTQRAVAEENATMEWVDGNIGSKVTMKYPAVILKGRGAKGSILSIAVAGKDQHQDAGAKVIHLAPETTSTIISKSISKQGGKVNYRGLSSFSRDSAGSKSNIKCDTLILDNLSTSDTIPYNEIKNDQITLEHEATVSKVSEEQLFYLMSRGLTEQEATQMIVMGFIEPFTKELPMEYAVEMNRLIQFEMEGSIG, from the coding sequence ATGGCTAAAAAAGCGCCGGATATGGGCGAATATAAATACGGGTTTCGCGACGGGCACCGGTCTATTTTTCAATCCGGAAAAGGCTTGACTGAAGAGATTGTCCGGGAAATATCCCGAATCAAGGAAGAGCCGGAATGGATGCTCGATTTTCGGCTGAAGGCGTTGAAACAATTCTACAAAATGCCGATGCCTGGGTGGGGAGCGGATTTAACTGGACTAAATCTGGACGACATCCAATATTACGTTCGTCCTTCTGAAAAACAAGGAAAGACCTGGGAGGAGGTTCCTTCCGAGATCAAAGCCACCTTTGATAAGCTGGGCATCCCAGAAGCGGAGCAAAAGTTCCTGGCAGGCGTATCCGCTCAATACGAGTCGGAAGTCATCTATCACAGTATGCGGAAGGAACTGGAGGAGCAGGGCGTTATTTTCCTTGATACGGATACGGCCTTAAAGCAATATCCTGAAGTGTTCAGGCAATATTTCGGTACGGTCATCCCGCCCGCCGACAATAAATTTGCGGCGCTTAACAGTGCGGTTTGGTCAGGCGGCAGCTTTGTATACATTCCGAAGGGCGTTCAGTGTGAGGTTCCGATACAAGGGTATTTCCGTATCAATTCCGAAAATATGGGCCAATTCGAGCGGACCTTAATTATTGCCGAAGAGGGAAGTTTCGTCCATTACGTTGAAGGATGTACAGCACCAATTTATAGTTCCAGTTCTTTACATAGCGGCGTTATCGAAATTATTTGCCGGAAAGATTCCCGTGTTCGGTACACGACCATTCAGAATTGGGCGCCTAATATCTACAACTTGGTAACCCAAAGGGCTGTGGCCGAGGAAAACGCCACAATGGAATGGGTGGACGGCAACATCGGCTCCAAAGTAACGATGAAGTACCCGGCTGTAATCTTGAAAGGACGGGGAGCCAAGGGGTCCATTCTGTCTATTGCCGTAGCTGGTAAAGATCAGCATCAGGATGCCGGCGCGAAGGTCATTCACCTTGCTCCTGAGACAACCTCTACGATCATATCCAAGTCTATCAGCAAACAGGGCGGCAAAGTCAACTACCGGGGGTTGTCCAGCTTCAGCCGCGATTCCGCAGGGTCCAAGTCCAATATTAAGTGCGATACATTGATTCTGGACAATCTCTCAACCTCAGATACCATTCCGTACAATGAAATTAAAAACGATCAGATTACTTTGGAGCACGAGGCTACCGTATCCAAAGTGTCTGAGGAGCAACTCTTTTACTTAATGAGCCGCGGGCTTACGGAGCAAGAGGCCACACAAATGATTGTCATGGGCTTCATTGAGCCGTTTACCAAAGAATTGCCGATGGAGTATGCCGTTGAAATGAATCGGCTCATTCAATTTGAGATGGAAGGAAGCATCGGTTGA